The following nucleotide sequence is from Sulfurirhabdus autotrophica.
GGGATTGGTCTGCACGCTGATCTATAAATGGCTGAAAGTAAAAACCCTGCGTCCGCGTCCCTATCAAATCAACAGTAAAATTCTGCTGGGAGCCAATCCGCTGGATCAGTTCAGTTTCCCCTCAGGCCATACCCTGCATGCAGTGGCCTTTACCATTGTGATACTGGGGTACTACCCGTTTTTAGCTTGGGTGGTGGTGCCGTTTACAGCGTTAGTGGCGTTATCTCGCTTAGTGCTCGGATTGCATTATCCAAGCGATGTACTGGCAGGTGCTTTTATAGGAACCATGGTGGCAGGTCTGTCATTTCAGCTGCTTTAAAGTGCTTTGGTACAAAATTCAGATCAGGCTTTTTCTGTGAGCATAGCCTGTTTAATTTGTACTAATTGCCCTTGTCACCCGCATTCTTATCATTCGAGAAGGTTCTTTTGACATTGATTTTATGATCATCTGGTGCCAAAGCACTAAACGGATCATCGTCTTCAGGCGTATCGGATTTGGACTGGTCTTTTCTTAAGGGCGTAAAGTCAAATTCCAGCATATCATCGATAGGCTCCGGCTCCGGGGGAGGCAAGTTTTCTTTGCGGGCAGGCTCATCGACAGAATATATCAAACCTTCATCCAGCATGGCATGTATGTCTGGAGGTGGTACTGTTTCTTCTTTTATTTCAACTGCTTTTTTTGTTGGTATTTCTGTTGCTGGTTCAACCTGAAACAGCGGTGTTTGCGGGGAAAATTCTTTACCGATATTTTGCAGTTTTGGCCACCATTCAGTATCTCCAAAATGAGATTTAAATTCGGTTGCCAAGGCAATAAATTCTGGTTCCATGTGATTACTGCGGTAAATGTCCGCCAGCATCATCCATGGTGGGACATCGGTTTTAATGCGTTGAATGTGGTCCTTGAGCAGATCAATGGCTTTCTGCGTCCAGCCATAAACCAGATACAGATCTGCCTCGTCTATCACCGAATCAAATTCGGTCAAAGAAATAGAGGATTCGTCTTTCTGAAAAATGCTATTCGGATTATAAAGATTTTCTTCCTCTTCACCCTGCGTTGTCTGTTCCGGGCTTGCTGGTAAACCTTGGCCACTGGCTGCAGTGGACTGGACATACACCCTGCGCGGCAAGGGTTCGTGTTGCTCCGGGATAAGGCTGTCGTGGTCACCTGCTTTGTCAGATGAAAAGCTGAAAGTCTGATTGCTTTTCCATTTGCGGTGCCAGACAAGCGCAGCGTAGCCAAGCAACGCAGTCAACAAGCCGCCAATGAGCCAATAGATAGCCATCATGATGTTATTCTGGCTGGCAGTTTTATCAATATTGGCCTTGTTGCTATCAATCGCCAGTTTGAGCTTGTCGGTTTCAGAAATACGATTGCTCAGCTTAAGCTGCATTTCAGACATGCGAGCCTCAAGCACTTTAATCTGATTCTTGAGTGCGAGTATGGTGGCAACCTGATCATCGCTGGCGATCATGAGTTGTTGCTCGCGCAATATATCGCGTTGTTCGTCAGTCAAATCTTTCGCTGGGGATAAATCCAGTTCACCCGTTGCCAGTTTGAGCTCAAAACCGCGCTGGTCGTTTTTGGCAGCTTCTCGTTTAGACGGCGCTTTAACAGACTTCGGTGCTGGCGCTGATTGCTGTTGTTCTGCAGCAGGCTGTGCTTGAGGTGTGCGGCGTGCCTGAATGGCTTCTTTTTCTGGCAGGAATAGTACAGAGCCTGCGGGAATGGTATTGCTGCCAGACGCATCAAAAACGTCAGGGTTAGCCTGTTTAGTAGCGCGGATAAATCGCTTCTGCTTTGACTTACTGCGTGGGAAGGCAGAGCGGGCAATATTTTCCAGTGAATCTTCCTGTAAAACCTCGTAACGCTCCCCCATCGCAACTTGGGATGGCTGACCAACGCTCTTGGTGCTGTTTTTTACAGCGGCAAGTGGTGTTGAGGTGGTGACAGGTGCCTGAATTTTGGCGTATTCAGGCGGATCAAGTAATACAGTAAATTCACGGACAAATTCCCCTTCTTTTGCACAGGTAATATGTAACTGAAGGGTAATAGCCGGTTCATTGGTAATCGTAGTGCCAGTGATCGATATTTGCTGTTTACCGTTGAGATTTTCAACATTTAGACGAGCTCTCGTCAGATAAGGTGAGGCAGATTGCGTCGATTTGGTGGGTGAACGTAAAGAAATACAGGAGTTTTCGATGACATCATCCGGGCCATTGCTGGTAAACGGAATAGTCGCACGCAAGGGTTGGCCCAATGCGGATTGCACGGCAATATTGCCTAAAACAGCGGCTTTACCTGCTAATGGCAGCATGGCTGCGCTGAGCACAATAATGCATGTAAACGTATTTTTAAATGATCGGGTTATCAAGTTTTCGGTATTACTCGAAAAAAGTTATAAATATCATACGGAATATTGTAGTGCAAAATCCATGCCTGATCTATTGTTTGTTAATGCTGGGCGCTGGCCAGCCCTCATGTCAACGTGCTTAATGGTGAATAATTGCTGCGTTGACAGAAAATCATCACAGCTTTGCCGTGAATATCAGGCTCATGTTGGGGGGAAGGCGTAAATAGAAGATGATATAATCGCTGCAAACTTTAATCAGGATAAAAGCATGCAGACATTAATTTGCGGTTCAATGGCATATGACACCATTATGGTGTTTGGCGATCACTTCAAAAACCATATTTTGCCGGAAAAAATTCATATTCTGAATGTGGCCTTCCTGGTACCAGAAATGCGTCGTGAGTTTGGCGGCTGTGCCGGAAATATTGCCTATAATCTAAGCATGCTGGGTGGCAATCCCCTGATTATGGCCACAGTGGGAGATGATTTTCAGCCCTATGCGTCGCGTCTGGAAAAACTGGGTCTGAATGCAGCCCATGTACGCACGGTACCTGAATCGTTTACTGCACAGGCTTTTATTACCACTGACCTGAGCGACAATCAGATTACCGCCTTCCATCCTGGTGCCATGAATTTTTCCCACCAGAACCATGTGGGCGATGCCAAAAATGTGAGTCTGGGCATCGTGGCACCTGATGGTAGAGACGGTATGCTGCAACACGCCAAAGAGTTTCATGAAGCTGGTGTGCCGTTTGTATTTGACCCGGGCCAGGGCTTGCCCATGTTCAACGGTGAAGAGCTCATGCAATTTGTTGAAAAAGCCACCTATGTGGCAGTCAATGACTATGAAGCGCAGCTGCTGCAGGAACGCACTGGTAAAAAAATTGAAGATTTGGCGAAACTAGTTAAGGCTTTAATTGTCACTTTAGGAGGGGAAGGTTCACACATCTACACAGATGGTAAGCGGATCGAAATCCCCTGCGTTAAACCTACAGAAGTGGTGGATCCAACCGGCTGTGGCGATGCTTATCGCGCTGGTCTGTTGTATGGCATTGCACAAGGCATGGACTGGCAGGCAACGGGTAGTCTGGCATCCATCATGGGGTCAGTAAAAATCGCACAGCGCGGCGGTCAGAATCATACCGCCACAAGAGATGAATTAAGCGCTTTAAGTAAGACACATTTTGGTTTTAGTTTAGCTTAAGCATTATTAAACGCAGGGAGAAACAGCATGCATACAATGAAAGTAGTCAGTGCCTTGTTCATATCGTTGGCTTTTCTGGGCGGATGCGCATCCAGCATGTCCGGCAGCGCTTATTCACGCTCGCAAGCCAGACAAGTGCAGGAAGTACAGATGGGCGTGGTAGAAAGTGTACGTCAGGTGCAGATCGAAGGCACTAAAACACCAGTGGGAACAGGTGCCGGCGCGATAGTAGGCGGAGTCGCCGGTAGCAATATCGGGGGCGGCAAAGGCAGCACAATCGGTACTGTACTGGGCGCGGTAGCTGGTGGCCTTGCAGGTTCTGCGGTAGAAGAAGGCGTCACCCGCAAAACCGGTCTGGAAATTACCGTAAAGCTGGATAACGGCAGAATGTTTGCCGTAACCCAGGAAGCGGATGAAGTTTTCAGACCCGGCGAGCGCGTGCGAGTGTTAACTGGTGGCGGTGTAACACGGGTCACGCATTAATTAATTTGCTTTCATCCGGAAACATTTTTTTTTCCTCCCCCTTGATGGGGGGCTAGGGAGAGGGTGGTCTCCTTGAAATTCAACCCCTCTCCCCAACCCTCTCCCACAAGGGGAGAGGGGGGTGTAGCCTTCCGGTTGAGAACTAATTAGCAAACATTCCAAATATCAGCCGCCGGAAACCAGATTCGTCAGGAACGGCGGCGTCCCTTTTCTTCAATTTTCCAGCCTTGTCTGCCCTTCTTGAATCGGGCAATACACATACTGTGCAGGCAGCCGCAGCCAGGGGTTCCCGTTCCTATGCCTCGGTGCCCAGACGCTGGATCTGTTGCCATAATATCCAGAGCAAATCCCTCTTTTATCCTTGTGTATGTCAGTTCCTCAGATGTCGAGCCAGAAGGGTTGGGTATGGGCGAAGTTTCGGTCTCGGTGTACTGAAGGGTTACAAAGAACTCATCCAGTTTCATCGGCACTTTTAATTGTACTTGAGTACACACGTGTATCTCGTTACCCGCGCAGTCGATCGCTACACCCGGTTCCACAACAACCTCCGAGGTGTTTGCGATGGTCACTTTAAGCCCGCTTGCCACCCCCCAACCGTGAAGGTAACGGTTATGTCGCCGGTGTTTTGCTAATAAGTATTCCTGTTCTGCTTTCAGGTCAGAAACAGTAAGTAGTTGGCCCTGAAAATAGTTCACGCGTTCGAATGTGTTGTCCTGGTTCAATGTGTCTCCTTTGCTGCCGAGTTGCCGATACTTATGAATACTCAATTAGTCATTATTTCATTGGATGACGAACAATTGTTTTCCATTTTTTTGGATCTGCACGCCGTATATCACTCAAGTAAATCTCATGATGTTTTCCAGTTCGGCTTGCTTGCGCGTCGATGAATTCATGGACTCGTGCAATGGTTGGCCCTTCTTCAGAGAATGGTCCGATGTGTAGTATTTGAGCGCAACGGCCTTCAGAGAAATCTTCCAGTCGCAGCTTGTCGATAGCGGGAAGTTTTTT
It contains:
- a CDS encoding type IV pilus assembly protein FimV, producing MLSAAMLPLAGKAAVLGNIAVQSALGQPLRATIPFTSNGPDDVIENSCISLRSPTKSTQSASPYLTRARLNVENLNGKQQISITGTTITNEPAITLQLHITCAKEGEFVREFTVLLDPPEYAKIQAPVTTSTPLAAVKNSTKSVGQPSQVAMGERYEVLQEDSLENIARSAFPRSKSKQKRFIRATKQANPDVFDASGSNTIPAGSVLFLPEKEAIQARRTPQAQPAAEQQQSAPAPKSVKAPSKREAAKNDQRGFELKLATGELDLSPAKDLTDEQRDILREQQLMIASDDQVATILALKNQIKVLEARMSEMQLKLSNRISETDKLKLAIDSNKANIDKTASQNNIMMAIYWLIGGLLTALLGYAALVWHRKWKSNQTFSFSSDKAGDHDSLIPEQHEPLPRRVYVQSTAASGQGLPASPEQTTQGEEEENLYNPNSIFQKDESSISLTEFDSVIDEADLYLVYGWTQKAIDLLKDHIQRIKTDVPPWMMLADIYRSNHMEPEFIALATEFKSHFGDTEWWPKLQNIGKEFSPQTPLFQVEPATEIPTKKAVEIKEETVPPPDIHAMLDEGLIYSVDEPARKENLPPPEPEPIDDMLEFDFTPLRKDQSKSDTPEDDDPFSALAPDDHKINVKRTFSNDKNAGDKGN
- a CDS encoding phosphatase PAP2 family protein, which codes for MIQKFRLKQVNHWDETVCLRINSASQFRWIQALFQVVSRLGDGIFWYGSMVLLLGWFGKGAVVPVLHMIISGLVCTLIYKWLKVKTLRPRPYQINSKILLGANPLDQFSFPSGHTLHAVAFTIVILGYYPFLAWVVVPFTALVALSRLVLGLHYPSDVLAGAFIGTMVAGLSFQLL
- a CDS encoding carbohydrate kinase family protein, with protein sequence MQTLICGSMAYDTIMVFGDHFKNHILPEKIHILNVAFLVPEMRREFGGCAGNIAYNLSMLGGNPLIMATVGDDFQPYASRLEKLGLNAAHVRTVPESFTAQAFITTDLSDNQITAFHPGAMNFSHQNHVGDAKNVSLGIVAPDGRDGMLQHAKEFHEAGVPFVFDPGQGLPMFNGEELMQFVEKATYVAVNDYEAQLLQERTGKKIEDLAKLVKALIVTLGGEGSHIYTDGKRIEIPCVKPTEVVDPTGCGDAYRAGLLYGIAQGMDWQATGSLASIMGSVKIAQRGGQNHTATRDELSALSKTHFGFSLA
- a CDS encoding outer membrane lipoprotein, producing the protein MHTMKVVSALFISLAFLGGCASSMSGSAYSRSQARQVQEVQMGVVESVRQVQIEGTKTPVGTGAGAIVGGVAGSNIGGGKGSTIGTVLGAVAGGLAGSAVEEGVTRKTGLEITVKLDNGRMFAVTQEADEVFRPGERVRVLTGGGVTRVTH